ttgtaagtccttttagttcttctatgtgggacgccaccacagcatggctcgatgagctgtttgtaggtccatgcccaggatccaaactggcaaaccctggggtgccaaagtggagcatgcaaacttaaccactcagccactgggccggcccctcctggagggctttatttttcattgctacTGAGAAGAGGAGCCTACTAAGTGCTTTTTCTCACAGGCTTTTCTGGGGTACAGGAAAGCTATTTTCTAAGCAGATGATCATGTCACCTATGAATGATGACAGTTTTATCGGGTCCTTCCCCATATTTATacctcttatttttcttgccttattgcctTAACTAGTTCTTCCAGGCAAATATTGAATAGTATGATGAGAACACACACGCTTGTCTTCTTCCTTAATTTCAGGAAAAGAGTCTTAGCTTGCGAGGAAGGGTTTCAAGGGAGGTGTATGTTTTGGCAAGACCCTGCTTGCTCTGAGGAGACAGGATCAAGGGTCCAGGAAGGAGAGCAGTCAGGACCTGTGATCAGGTGATGGGGGCTGGCAGGTGGGAGGTAAGAGGGAGACACAGGCCTGCCAGGTTATGGCCCAGGGTGCAGGCAGTCACCTGCCCAGGGGGCTAGTTTGGAGCTTTGAAGGAGGGGGTGATGGCCCCGGCCCAGGGtaggtggggagggtgggagaccACTGAAGGATGCCTGGGAGGGCAGGTCTAGGAAAAGGGGGTAGAAGCTGAGGCTGAGGGTAGGCGCAGGGGAAGCCCAGACCTGACTTCTTGGTCACAGATGGGTGGCCCTAGATGGGAGCTCCCAATGACCACGTCTTCTGGGTGGCATTCCCACCCCTGCTGCTCTCCCTGCAGTGGGTGCATTGGCCTGACCTGGAGAGTGAGAGGCCCAGAGCTCAGATGGGCCTGGGTCTCCTGGGCCTTGAAGCTTAGGCAGCGCAGAGTCTCAGGCCCAGAAGCCAGGGCCTCTGGAGACTCAGGGCAATGGGGACagagagccagagaaagaaagagaatgagagagaggccCCACAGGGCAGGGGCCCAGGTAGAGTCAGCAGGGAATCCAGTCCAGCAGACATCAGCATAGCTCACTGCCAGGCCAGCCAGGGCAGCAGGTGACCCTGACACTGATGGTTCAGTCCTCCTCCAGGCTGGCTCTGGGGCgacagggagggggcagagggacagAGGCTCCCAGGCCAGTGAGGAGGGCCCCATCACCATAGAGACAGTCCCAAATGCCTCCTGAGCAGACAGGTGGTGCGGCATAGCCCAAGGACTCCTCAGAGGTGGGGGCACCTGCACCCCCGGGTCCTGAGAGGTCAGATTTGGAGAGCGAAGAGGGGGAGCCAGGAGAGGGAGCAGCCTGAGCGGAAGCCGGGAGGCTGGACTTGCCAGGGACTGAGAAGTGGCTGGAGGGGTGCAGGTCAGGGAGGCCCAGAGGTGAGGCTGCAGAAGGTTCAGTTTGGGATGGGAGGGCTTCAAATGTCAGGCTGTGGGGCTCGGTCTTGGCCTGTGTGCTGTGAGGAGCCACGGAAGCATTTAAAGCAGGGGAATGACCAGGCTGACGTGTGCTTTGGAAAGGTCAAGAATGGCTTGGGAAGCTGCGGGAGGAGGGTCAAGGGGGCTGAGGGACCAGCTGGGGGCCTCGATGGGCCTTCATTGTAGCTTTGGTTTGGGGTGAAGGTGGCTGGGCAAGCTGGGTGGGCCCAAAGTCTCTGTCTGTGTAATGTCCCACGAGACCCAGCAGCCAgctgctcctccttcccccagaaTCTGCCTCTAGGCCTCCTGGGATACCTCGAAGTCTGACCTCACTCCTGGAAACTGGGAGCTGCCCCCACCTCGGGTCTCTCTGCTGGGAGAAAGGGTTCCTTGGGCAACAATTCTGACCTGCTGGTGCTGGGAGACCGGAAGTCCAGCCTCTGTTCCTGGGTTTCCAGACAGACCTGGATTAGCTTAGACTTGCCACCCCTGAGCTGTGTGGCTTAAAGCAAGACCCTGACCCTCTCTGAGcttatttcttcatctatgaaatggggtgAACAacatcctgcaactttgttgtcaTGGCGATCcgatgtgtgccaggcactgggctgggcacacagtaggtggttACGAAGTGTGAGTTCTCCCCAACCAAGACAGGGCCCAGCTTGTCCTTTCTGCACATCCCCCTGGTGACAGAGCCTGGAGCACGTCTGAGTGCAGCACAGGCTGGAATGCTTCTCTTCATCACCACTCCTGCCCCTGCTGGGTGCTGAGGGGCACTGGGGGGCAGGAGTGTGGGGGACAGATGGCTCCTGTGACAGCTCCCCACCATGTGTGGGTTGATCTGAGCTGGGGGCAGGGTCCTGGCGCCAGGGGAGGACCATGACCTGTGGCCGGGGCGGGGCTGATAAGGCCCCCATCAATCACCTGGGCCTGCCCCTCTCTCAGCGAGGCTCCTTCTAGCTGCCGGTCACCTTTGGGAAGAGGAAGGTAGGCCTTGGCCGATCCCTTGCATGTCTGGCCCCTGGACAGACATCTCACCGGAGGGCGTGAGGGGTGGGTGAGGGTCTGGGCCCTGCCCATTCAGTGTCATCTCACCCCAAGCAAATTGAGGTCTGaggagaggtggttcctgctcAATGGTGCCCCAGGGTCAGGTGCTGACTCTAGCCTGGCCTTTGTCCTGGGGAGGGCCTGGGAATGGGCTGGGGGCTCTGCCTCTGCTTGGTCACTGACTTCAGCAGGTCCTGCCCTTCTTTTGGCCCCAGTTTCGCCAAGGCTAAAGTGAGATCTTGCTGGCCTAataccccaccaccaccccaaccCGCCTTTCCACAATGGGGTAGGCAGAAGGTCCCAGCAGGCCAAAGaggttctctcctctctcccacccctagCTTAACCTAAAGCCAGAAAATCAAACGTAGCCAGGTCAGGCTGAAAGGGGGTGTGGGCAGAGCTGGGTCGTGGCggggggcagggcctgggtgaTGAAGGCTCTGAGCTtcaggtggggcaggggcagcccctgTTCCACAACCCCATGCCCTAGAgatcccctccccacctcctatGTGGGAGGGGCCAGAACACAccttggggctggggaggagatgCAATGCAGAGAAATGGCATTGAGAACCCCCAACCCCTGGTTAAATATAGACCTGTggcccctcccacccctctgcAGGCTGCAAGGCCCTGATAAGCTGCAGTGGCCTGAGCCAGGGCCCTCAGCCTGATCCCGCCTCCTTCCAGGTCTGAGGCACTGGGGAAGGGGCTGCTCTCCCACCCGGGTCCCTGAGCTCCCCTTCGAGCAGAAGCAGTTAGGCCTGAAGAGCTGAATGGGGGTGAGCTGCGGGCTCTGGGGGCAGCAATGCTGGGGAGGGGTCATTTTAGGCCCCAGGACCTAAGTAAGGTCCAGGAAGTCCTGGATGTGGTTGCTGGGCCCAGCCCCGGGGAATATGAGATGTGGGTTGGACTGTGCCCCAGAACCTGCATGTTCATTTCCCCTCTCTGGCTCTCGATGGGAGGGTCTGGCCTGGCAGAGCTGGTGCGGGAAGGCGGGGGAAGGTGGGGGAAACTAGTGTCAGGTAAGGCTGACTGAAGGAAGTGGTTGTCTACCTCTCGGCACCAGCTGCAGCCTGGTACAAAGAAGGCTCTGGCCACGAGAGCTGCCTGGTGACAGCCTGGGGGCACCTCCTAGGGGAAGCTTCCCTAACCAAGCTGCTGAGCCCCACCAGGCCCCACAGGGCTCTCAACGGTTTCAGTGcctgctccctggggctgggcGCCCCTTGGGCTTCCTGAACCTCCTTTGCACCCCCAGCTCTCCTGCTGCCAAGATGCCATCACCACGGACAGTGACCTCTGGGCCGGAGTTGCACAGCCCCAAGCAGCCTGCGGAGCCGCAGACCCCAGTGCAGGGCACTCGGCGGGCAAGCAGTGTGGATGCACCCAGCACCCACCATGAGGACGGGCGGCTTGGCCTGAACACCTTTCGGCGGGCCTTCTCCCGGGTGAGCCAGCGGGCCTCGGGCCAGGCCCCTGAGGAGGCCTGGGGCCTGCTCCGGAGCAGCTCCCGCTTCCTGTTCCGCTCCTTACGGCGCGCCCTGAACGACGGCCCAACCGCCGACCAGTCCCAGGCCACTGCTGTGCCAGGGGCAGCCCATGGCCCGGACATGCCCTCAAGGGTCATGGACGGTGTCAGCCAGCGGTCGTCcactgggatggggcctgaggaACTGGAACCCAAGGCAGGTGAGGGCTTCACAAACAACACTACACATGGGAGAGAACCGAGGCCAGAGAGTGGAGCAGCGGAGCCCAGGCTTCCCAACAGGCTCTCCTCCCTAGCTCCCCCACACCCCGCCCCCTGCACAACTGCATTTTACAACAAGGAGAGCGTCTATTGGTCAGAGGAGAaaagcgaggctcagagaggttaagtgacttgcctccAGTCTCACAGCTGGAAAGTGGAgaaacagaatttgaacccagatctgcaTGACTTCTAGCCTCTCCATAGCCTTCCGCAGCCTGGCTCGTGGCCAAACCAGAGTGCTGGACAAGGCACTAGCCCTCTCAGATCACAGGGTCACAGAGGATGCATGGGAGCCATGGCTGCCAGAGGGGAGGTCAGGGGGGCTGCCCAGGAGGAGATGCATTGGAGTTGGGCCTGAAGGGGGGGTGCAGGTGGAGGTAGAGGGCTCCTGGGGCTTAGGGGCTGGCCAAGAGCAGGGAACAGCAAGAAATGCTGAAGCTGGACACTGGGACAGGAGCCTGGCCATTGCAGGACACGCCCAGCCTGAGCTCTGACCCCATGGGGCCTGCAGTCAGCACTGCCCTTGAGGCCACCTGGTCCAGCTCcccagagctggggtgggagtgggagcagggGGGAAGGCAGGAATTAGAAGTGGGGAAGGCAGGCACTGACCCAAATTGCTGTTCTCAGCCAGGCTTGGGGCCTGGGGTTCTGCCTCTTCAAAGGTGATTCCGAAGGTCCGTCCCGGCAAGTGGGGCTGTAGCTCCTGGACCAGGCCTTCAGTTGAGCTCCAGGGGGAGGCAGCCCAGCTCTGGATGAGTCAGAACGGGACCCACATGCCTTAGTTTGGGCCCAGGTCCTGGGGCAGTCCCCCACACAGCCGCTCTTCTCGCCCATCCTTGCAAAAGGCAAGTCTGTGGCCGACCTCATCGCTCAGCGGCAACTGCTGGCGGCCTTCGAACAGCTGCGGCACCTGGAGACGCGGCTAGTGGCCGAGAAAGCCTCGCGCACCTTCGAGCAGGACCCCACGGGCTTCGCGCGGCGCGCCATGGACGTGTGCCTGCACTACGACGGGCTGGCCGCGGAGATCGGGGCCGTAGTGCGCGAGACGCTGGGCCCGGACGGCGTGGACGCGGCCGCGCTCGCCGAGCTGGCCCGCGTGGTGCGCGCGGAGGAGGAGGCCCACCCGGCGCCCCCCGCCGACGGCGACTTCCTGCTCACGCCGCGCCGCTGGCGCCAGCACTGGGAGGATGCGGTGCGGCGGAGTGCGCAGGAGCGCGTGCAGCTGGCGGGCGCCGGGGAGGCCCCGGGGGCGGCCGAGGGGGCGTCGGGCCTGCCCGGGCTTCTGGACGAGCTCGGCGGCTTGGTTCGCTGTGACCTGCAGAGAGTGCAGCGGGAGGTGCAGCCCGCTTACGCGGCCGCCGGCTTCCCGGTGTGGGAAGCCTACCTGCGCGCCTTCCACGCCGCGGTGGCCCAGCGCCTCCAGGAGCTCGCGCGCGACGCCCGCGGCTGCGAGCAGCTCTACGTCCTGCTGCACTGGGTGGCCAATGTCTACGGCAGGTGAGGCCCCGGTCCGGGCGCCAGGGAGGGCAAGGAGGGGCTGGCACCGCCCGCCTGGCACTGCCTACAGGGAGGCCTTCGGGAACCAGCTCTGAGGAGCGCTAGgcacctttcttcctttcctccctgggAGACGGCTGGCCGGCAGTTGGGCGTCGGAGATCTCGGGGCCTTTGACATTCTTTCCTCCGCGTCCTAGGCCACAGCGCGCTCCCGCCCGGGTTTTCCTAAGGGGCTGCCTATGGGCCTGTTCCTGAAGCTGAAAGTGTCCTAGGGGAGGTTCTCACCCAGGCAGGAGCCCGGTTAGAGGGCCTGTGCTAGTCCACAAGGTGCCTTTGAGCGAGGGAGAAACGAACACCCCTCCAGGCAGGACACAGCCATGGGCTCTCGGCGCTTGACGTGGGTTCACCCACACTCTCCCCTTTGGACCGGCACCTAGGCGCAGGCCCAACCCGTTGGCAGCTTCCACCTCCGGGTCAGCGCTGTGTGATTGTGTGATGGGGGCGGATTCCTTCTCCTGCTGACTGCTTCCCCAGCCCCACAGGcagaagaggtgggaggagggagcctAAAGTCCTGGTCTCGTTAatttgctgtgtggcctcagacaGGTGTACGCCCCTATCTGGGCCTCCTTGGTGTGTGCTGGGTAGTGGCGGGTCCCTGAGCTGTGTGGTGCTGGGGAAGCCTAGAGCTCACTGTTGGGTGTCCCCTGACTGTGAGGATAGAGGTCACTCCCGAGGCTGGCCGAGGTCCATCTGGACAGCCGTCCTTATGCATTTTGTGCACGCACAGCTGATTGCAAGAGTGCCAGGAAATCCAGCGGTCAGAACCTTGGGGCGGATGTTTGGCATGGACGCCTAGTGGGGGGCGGAACGTGTGAACAGAAGTCCAGGTTCGGGGCTCTCTGGTGATGGCGTTAGGCTCTGAAGGGAGTGAGGGGCAGCCGCTGTCGCATCAGAGCCCCGCCCAGgccctcagcccctgccctgccttccaGTCCTGACTTCCTGGGCACCTCGGACCTAGCTCTGCCCGCCGAGCCTCTGCCCCCGCTCTTGGCACCCGAAGTGTGGGCCCGACTGGAGAGCGACTACGCCAGCTCCCTAGAGGTaaggccggggcggggccgggccggagGGGGCGTGGTCCAGGTTGAGCGCGGCTGCCACGCCACTGTAGAGAGGCGCCTCTCCCAGCATCGCTGCAGCGGTGCCGGCCCAGGCTCGGGCCGGAGCCACTCCTTACCCTGTGGGCTTGGGCACGAAGCTGTGCCCCGGCAGGGTAGCCCTTGTATTCGAGGGCGGGCGGCCGAGCTCGGGAGGTAGGGGACACCAGAACCTCCTTTTTGGGAGGGTCTCACCTCAGTCCCCTCCCCGCTAGACCAAGATCACTAGCTGCTTCGATGGCATCCTGCAGCTAGAGCAGAGCCGCTGGGCAGCCTCGGAGGCCTCGGACGTGCTGCAAGGCCGCTACCACACACCGCTGTCCATCGACGTCCATATGGTGCTGCCCGGGAGGAGGGATGTGTGTTTGGGCCTCAGGCGGTGTTTGGTCCCACTCGCAGTGGGGACACCCAGAGCTATCCAATCCAATCTTAACCTCCCCTGCCCATTAGACGGGTGCCTGAGGGCCACGTGGGGCAGGATCAGGGGCTCCCGGGTCGCACGGGAGGCTGGGAGCTCCAGGGCACAGCTCCCAGCTTGGCAGGTGGGTGTGGGTATGGGAAGTCGGGAGGGTGGGACCCCAGGTTGGGGCCGCTGGAACCTGGAGCCGAGACAGTGAGACAGAGTGGGACGGGCTGGAGAGGTCGCTGGGCTACTAGGTAGAGGAAGCAGGGGCGTCGGAGTCGGGGCTACGATGCCCCCTCAGCACGTGACATCGTTTGCAGCTCGTGGCCCAGCAAGTGAAGGTGTCCGGCGCCATCTCCGCGGAGCTGGAGGCCACCACTCTGAGGATCTGTGCCAGGGCGCTCGGCCTCTTCGTGCCCAGGTGCGGGCGCATCCTAggccagggtggggtgggtggagaggcCGGCCAGGGTGTGGGTGGTGATCGTCCTGGGGGGCGATCCTATTTACTCAGAGTCCGAGATCTCAGGACTGGTGGGAAGGAGGAGCCTTTTCATCAGGCCTGGGGTCTGCGTGGTGACCTGAGGGAGGGCGGACCTGGGGCCATAGTGTGGCCGGGTAGGGTCCTGAAGGCCTCTGCGGTACGCCACCCCCAGGTTTGAAAAAGTTTGCCTGGAGTCAGAGTTGTTGAGTGAGCCGCACCTTGGCGCCAACATCAACGCCTGCGAGGAGCTCAGGTGGGTCTCTCCCGCTCCTCCGCAGGGGCGGGGCCCGGCGCGGCCAGCAGGGGGCGCGCGAGCTTCGGGAACCAGGACGCGGAAGGCTCCCGCCACGGCGGGCAAGCCAAAGGGAGAGGAGTCTGGACCCAGGCGGTTAAGGGCTGGGTCCCTCCCCCACTGTGGTTGCGCGCGGGCTTTCCAGGGATGGCCCCCTTCCCCGGCCCCGCTGTGAGGTCCTTCCTCCGCCCCGTGGAGCTGAGGCCCTGGAAGCGATGCTGGGAGTTTCAAGGCCGAGCAGAAGCGGAGAAGTTCCAGCCAGCGGAGTCCCCGCCTGTTGCCTCCTTGTCGGTCCCTGCCACCCTGGGCTCCGGTTCTTTCCTCCTTCAGCCCAGCCAGCCTTCGTCCTTTTTAGAGATACTCTGTCCTCCAGCAAGCCCACCTTGACTCCACCCTCAGGGCTATGCTTGGGGTGGGGCCCCAAGTCCATCTTACCCCCCACTCCTGGAGGCAGAGGCCCTCCCTTTGGGCTAGCAGTGGCTGCCCTCCTTCTGTGCCTTCAACCCTAGGCCAGCCTCGGTGTCCTCCTGTTGTGGATGCACCAGCTGCTGCAGGGCAGCCAGCAACCTTGGGCACAGACTCTGGGCCACCCTatctgggttcagatctcagctctgccactcgcTGGCTGTGTGCCTTGAGATAAGTCACTTCCCCTTTCTGTGCctcctttcctcatctgaaaaatggagatcaGAGCACCTGCTCCCCAGGGCTGTATGGGGAGTCAGTACCTTAGAGGACACAGTTGG
Above is a window of Equus przewalskii isolate Varuska chromosome 25, EquPr2, whole genome shotgun sequence DNA encoding:
- the EXOC3L4 gene encoding exocyst complex component 3-like protein 4 isoform X2, coding for MPSPRTVTSGPELHSPKQPAEPQTPVQGTRRASSVDAPSTHHEDGRLGLNTFRRAFSRVSQRASGQAPEEAWGLLRSSSRFLFRSLRRALNDGPTADQSQATAVPGAAHGPDMPSRVMDGVSQRSSTGMGPEELEPKAGKSVADLIAQRQLLAAFEQLRHLETRLVAEKASRTFEQDPTGFARRAMDVCLHYDGLAAEIGAVVRETLGPDGVDAAALAELARVVRAEEEAHPAPPADGDFLLTPRRWRQHWEDAVRRSAQERVQLAGAGEAPGAAEGASGLPGLLDELGGLVRCDLQRVQREVQPAYAAAGFPVWEAYLRAFHAAVAQRLQELARDARGCEQLYVLLHWVANVYGSPDFLGTSDLALPAEPLPPLLAPEVWARLESDYASSLETKITSCFDGILQLEQSRWAASEASDVLQGRYHTPLSIDVHMLVAQQVKVSGAISAELEATTLRICARALGLFVPRFEKVCLESELLSEPHLGANINACEELRTSLLARFPGTFEELEKPLMVATCNFQKRLLQGLQRDVQPLFKVLCTRAWLTQDVLLPLMDKVVAFALHLEHVAPPWAQETLQEVHRYVIREYLAQVLRPRDRFRGIERMTASQKMGLEAQAIGDTFQGLGSEATWLGQAIPCVADILGETDKDNIQRHLETLIGSYPDIRQDHVLAILALRRLGRRRNQRLLQHAQNLLRVAAKAGGSGAAVGHVLFEEIEVPTSVDLLITWI
- the EXOC3L4 gene encoding exocyst complex component 3-like protein 4 isoform X4, which produces MPSPRTVTSGPELHSPKQPAEPQTPVQGTRRASSVDAPSTHHEDGRLGLNTFRRAFSRVSQRASGQAPEEAWGLLRSSSRFLFRSLRRALNDGPTADQSQATAVPGAAHGPDMPSRVMDGVSQRSSTGMGPEELEPKAGKSVADLIAQRQLLAAFEQLRHLETRLVAEKASRTFEQDPTGFARRAMDVCLHYDGLAAEIGAVVRETLGPDGVDAAALAELARVVRAEEEAHPAPPADGDFLLTPRRWRQHWEDAVRRSAQERVQLAGAGEAPGAAEGASGLPGLLDELGGLVRCDLQRVQREVQPAYAAAGFPVWEAYLRAFHAAVAQRLQELARDARGCEQLYVLLHWVANVYGSPDFLGTSDLALPAEPLPPLLAPEVWARLESDYASSLETKITSCFDGILQLEQSRWAASEASDVLQGRYHTPLSIDVHMVLPGRRDVCLGLRRCLVPLAVGTPRAIQSNLNLPCPLDGCLRATWGRIRGSRVAREAGSSRAQLPAWQLVAQQVKVSGAISAELEATTLRICARALGLFVPRFEKVCLESELLSEPHLGANINACEELRALRPRGWAKLSHVWLTYWVRQTKTTSSATWRHSLEATLISGRTTCWPFWHCADWAAVGTSASCSTPRTC
- the EXOC3L4 gene encoding exocyst complex component 3-like protein 4 isoform X1, whose protein sequence is MPSPRTVTSGPELHSPKQPAEPQTPVQGTRRASSVDAPSTHHEDGRLGLNTFRRAFSRVSQRASGQAPEEAWGLLRSSSRFLFRSLRRALNDGPTADQSQATAVPGAAHGPDMPSRVMDGVSQRSSTGMGPEELEPKAGKSVADLIAQRQLLAAFEQLRHLETRLVAEKASRTFEQDPTGFARRAMDVCLHYDGLAAEIGAVVRETLGPDGVDAAALAELARVVRAEEEAHPAPPADGDFLLTPRRWRQHWEDAVRRSAQERVQLAGAGEAPGAAEGASGLPGLLDELGGLVRCDLQRVQREVQPAYAAAGFPVWEAYLRAFHAAVAQRLQELARDARGCEQLYVLLHWVANVYGSPDFLGTSDLALPAEPLPPLLAPEVWARLESDYASSLETKITSCFDGILQLEQSRWAASEASDVLQGRYHTPLSIDVHMVLPGRRDVCLGLRRCLVPLAVGTPRAIQSNLNLPCPLDGCLRATWGRIRGSRVAREAGSSRAQLPAWQLVAQQVKVSGAISAELEATTLRICARALGLFVPRFEKVCLESELLSEPHLGANINACEELRTSLLARFPGTFEELEKPLMVATCNFQKRLLQGLQRDVQPLFKVLCTRAWLTQDVLLPLMDKVVAFALHLEHVAPPWAQETLQEVHRYVIREYLAQVLRPRDRFRGIERMTASQKMGLEAQAIGDTFQGLGSEATWLGQAIPCVADILGETDKDNIQRHLETLIGSYPDIRQDHVLAILALRRLGRRRNQRLLQHAQNLLRVAAKAGGSGAAVGHVLFEEIEVPTSVDLLITWI
- the EXOC3L4 gene encoding exocyst complex component 3-like protein 4 isoform X3; this translates as MPSPRTVTSGPELHSPKQPAEPQTPVQGTRRASSVDAPSTHHEDGRLGLNTFRRAFSRVSQRASGQAPEEAWGLLRSSSRFLFRSLRRALNDGPTADQSQATAVPGAAHGPDMPSRVMDGVSQRSSTGMGPEELEPKAGKSVADLIAQRQLLAAFEQLRHLETRLVAEKASRTFEQDPTGFARRAMDVCLHYDGLAAEIGAVVRETLGPDGVDAAALAELARVVRAEEEAHPAPPADGDFLLTPRRWRQHWEDAVRRSAQERVQLAGAGEAPGAAEGASGLPGLLDELGGLVRCDLQRVQREVQPAYAAAGFPVWEAYLRAFHAAVAQRLQELARDARGCEQLYVLLHWVANVYGSPDFLGTSDLALPAEPLPPLLAPEVWARLESDYASSLELVAQQVKVSGAISAELEATTLRICARALGLFVPRFEKVCLESELLSEPHLGANINACEELRTSLLARFPGTFEELEKPLMVATCNFQKRLLQGLQRDVQPLFKVLCTRAWLTQDVLLPLMDKVVAFALHLEHVAPPWAQETLQEVHRYVIREYLAQVLRPRDRFRGIERMTASQKMGLEAQAIGDTFQGLGSEATWLGQAIPCVADILGETDKDNIQRHLETLIGSYPDIRQDHVLAILALRRLGRRRNQRLLQHAQNLLRVAAKAGGSGAAVGHVLFEEIEVPTSVDLLITWI